In the Hordeum vulgare subsp. vulgare chromosome 7H, MorexV3_pseudomolecules_assembly, whole genome shotgun sequence genome, one interval contains:
- the LOC123411257 gene encoding cytochrome P450 89A2-like: protein MMQDVILLLFTLALVVVVGSLLRRALPIKQMQARLAAAKWALVRDFSAALRKDVVVMDRVTAQHLLVRGGAGGAFCNRPPTSAASSVLSRQRHHNIGSAPYGPLWRGIRRNLVSEVFHPSRLRLYAPARRRALCVLVADLREQRKSSNDGLVLAAESMHAAMFGLSAAMCFGGDVDPRLVRAMADGMEDLIRSLVGLRVFAALPALTELIYRERWNNLVTLRRQQEEMYLPLINARRRLRRRPSGEEAATYVDTLIDLFVPDYDSASGPKVPKQMLTDGELVGLCSEFLGAGAEPATAALQWIMANLVKHPDVQEAVRSEIDTVVRADAEEVSEEDLGKLEYLNAVLMETLRLHPTVPSVARQVMPDDHVFLHGRRLAAGTTVQFPLERLARDETAWAEPDRFLPERFLAGGGGNGVSLVAAAGSAGEIKMMPFGAGRRMCPGMGVAMLHLGYFVANLVREFEWTEAEGDLAVDLEPQVRFLNVMRRPLRALLKQRNKGSRASRGALRNHGLVLIV from the exons ATGATGCAAGACGTGATCCTCCTCTTGTTTACCTTggccctcgtcgtcgtcgtcggcagCCTGCTCCGGCGTGCACTGCCGATCAAGCAAATGCAAGCCCGCCTCGCTGCCGCCAAGTGGGCTCTTGTACGGGACTTCTCCGCTGCCTTGCGCAAGGACGTGGTCGTCATGGACCGTGTGACCGCGCAGCACCTCCTCGTCCGCGGTGGCGCCGGGGGCGCGTTCTGCAACCGCCCGCCGACGAGCGCTGCCAGCTCCGTCCTCTCGCGGCAGCGACACCACAACATAGGCTCGGCGCCCTACGGCCCGCTCTGGCGCGGCATCCGCCGCAACCTCGTCTCGGAGGTCTTCCACCCGTCGCGCCTCCGCCTCTAcgcccccgcccgccgccgcgcgCTCTGCGTTCTCGTCGCGGACCTCCGGGAACAGCGCAAGTCGTCTAACGATGGCTTGGTCCTCGCGGCCGAGAGCATGCACGCTGCCATGTTCGGCCTCAGCGCCGCCATGTGCTTCGGCGGCGACGTCGACCCGCGGCTCGTCCGCGCCATGGCCGATGGCATGGAGGACCTCATCCGGTCCCTCGTTGGTCTGCGTGTCTTCGCCGCTCTCCCGGCGTTGACCGAGCTAATCTACCGCGAACGGTGGAATAATCTGGTCACGCtcaggcggcagcaggaggagatgTACCTCCCGCTCATCAATGCCCGGCGCCGCTTGCGGCGCCGCCCGTCCGGCGAAGAAGCTGCAACATATGTCGACACGCTCATCGACCTCTTCGTCCCAGACTACGACTCCGCGTCCGGTCCAAAGGTTCCTAAGCAAATGCTAACAGACGGCGAGTTGGTGGGGCTGTGTTCGGAGTTTCTTGGCGCCGGGGCGGAGCCGGCGACGGCAGCGCTGCAGTGGATCATGGCGAACTTGGTGAAGCATCCGGACGTGCAGGAGGCCGTCCGGAGCGAGATTGACACCGTCGTTAGAGCGGACGCCGAGGAGGTCAGCGAGGAAGACCTTGGTAAGCTGGAGTACCTCAATGCTGTCCTCATGGAGACGCTGCGCCTGCACCCCACGGTGCCCTCGGTGGCCAGGCAG GTGATGCCCGACGACCACGTCTTTCTCCATGGTCGTCGCCTCGCGGCGGGGACGACGGTGCAGTTCCCCCTGGAGCGTCTGGCGCGGGATGAGACGGCGTGGGCGGAGCCGGACAGGTTCCTGCCGGAGAGGTTCCTTGCAGGCGGCGGGGGCAACGGCGtgagcctcgtggcggcggcaggaaGCGCGGGAGAGATCAAGATGATGCCGTTCGGGGCCGGCAGGAGGATGTGCCCCGGCATGGGTGTCGCCATGCTTCACCTCGGCTACTTCGTGGCAAACCTCGTGAGGGAGTTCGAGTGGACGGAGGCGGAGGGCGACCTGGCTGTCGACCTCGAGCCGCAGGTCAGGTTCTTGAACGTCATGAGGCGCCCACTGCGTGCTCTGCTCAAGCAGCGGAATAAGGGGTCCAGAGCCTCAAGAGGAGCCCTAAGAAACCACGGTCTAGTTTTAATTGTCTGA